The following proteins are co-located in the Firmicutes bacterium HGW-Firmicutes-1 genome:
- a CDS encoding SAM-dependent methyltransferase: MGYYSNYLYPRIVDKILSTSRVSQYRKEILSHVIGEILEIGFGTGLNLSYYPAWVKEITVIDNNEGMNSLAQKRVKHSKINVNLKLLNAEILPFEDKSFDSIVSTFTFCSIENIDSALKEIYRVLKPDGKLIFLEHGLSSNKKLRNLQHRLNPLYKVVSGGCNLNRDMKDVIERNNFKFDFIEEFTSKDMSKLTGYLYKGIAIKRGTFEKFKLLL, from the coding sequence ATGGGATATTACTCAAATTATCTTTATCCACGAATCGTTGATAAAATACTTTCAACTTCTCGTGTATCTCAATATCGAAAAGAAATTTTATCACATGTAATAGGGGAAATTTTAGAAATCGGTTTTGGCACAGGTCTTAACCTTTCTTACTATCCAGCTTGGGTTAAGGAGATCACAGTAATAGATAATAACGAAGGCATGAATTCATTGGCACAAAAAAGAGTAAAACATTCAAAAATAAATGTCAATTTAAAATTATTAAACGCAGAAATACTTCCTTTTGAGGATAAAAGCTTTGATAGTATAGTTAGTACGTTTACTTTTTGTAGTATTGAAAATATTGACTCAGCTTTAAAAGAAATATATAGGGTTTTGAAACCAGATGGAAAGTTAATTTTTTTAGAACATGGACTAAGCTCGAACAAAAAGCTACGCAATCTGCAACATCGATTGAATCCACTTTATAAAGTTGTTTCGGGGGGATGTAATTTGAATCGTGATATGAAGGACGTTATTGAACGGAATAATTTTAAATTTGATTTTATAGAGGAATTCACGAGTAAAGATATGAGTAAGTTAACAGGCTATTTATATAAAGGCATTGCAATAAAAAGGGGAACATTTGAAAAATTTAAGCTTTTGTTATAA
- a CDS encoding DUF2318 domain-containing protein: protein MANKTYKTNKQNQKILKIGGLIATALVALIVIFLLNKDGDNVESFQTSETSETSGNVLKILKSEVTDQAKFYPYEVNGINMEVLAFVASDKTIRTALNTCQVCYDSGRGYYVQEGDELVCQNCGNRFKADQVEIIKGGCNPVPIMAENKTDDGTYITISNDFLEQNTYLFANWKK, encoded by the coding sequence ATGGCAAATAAAACATACAAGACGAATAAACAAAACCAAAAGATATTAAAGATTGGTGGCTTAATTGCAACGGCTTTAGTCGCTCTTATCGTTATATTCCTTCTTAATAAGGACGGCGATAATGTGGAAAGCTTTCAAACATCTGAAACATCTGAAACTTCCGGAAATGTTTTGAAAATTCTAAAAAGCGAAGTAACTGACCAAGCGAAGTTTTATCCGTATGAAGTAAATGGGATAAATATGGAAGTATTAGCCTTTGTAGCAAGTGACAAAACAATTAGGACTGCTCTAAATACCTGTCAAGTTTGCTATGATTCAGGTAGAGGCTATTACGTTCAAGAAGGCGATGAACTTGTATGCCAAAACTGTGGAAATAGATTTAAAGCGGACCAAGTTGAAATTATCAAAGGTGGTTGTAACCCAGTACCTATTATGGCAGAAAACAAAACTGATGATGGCACTTATATAACTATATCCAATGACTTTTTAGAGCAAAACACTTATCTATTTGCAAACTGGAAAAAATAG
- a CDS encoding DNA-binding response regulator encodes MNTCANKILVVDDEEKIVEVVKSYLEHAGYDVYTAYNGKQALETFERVSPALVVLDLMLPDITGEDICKMLRKQSRVPIIMVTAKVEEEDILQGLAFGADDYVTKPFSPKQLIARVSALLRRTTDDPLLLADLISYNNNHLIVDCMQREVRKNGNVVNLTPKEYRILLTMIKYPKKTFTREELIFMAMGEDFDGYDRTVDTHIKNLRSKVEVDPKTPNYILTVHGVGYRFGGEKNEI; translated from the coding sequence ATGAATACTTGTGCAAATAAAATATTGGTTGTTGACGATGAAGAAAAAATAGTTGAGGTTGTAAAATCTTACTTGGAACATGCAGGTTATGACGTATATACAGCTTATAACGGTAAACAAGCACTTGAAACATTCGAAAGAGTATCGCCTGCTCTTGTTGTGTTAGATTTAATGCTTCCAGATATAACCGGTGAGGACATTTGCAAAATGCTTAGAAAGCAATCAAGAGTTCCGATTATTATGGTGACAGCGAAAGTTGAGGAAGAGGATATTTTACAAGGGCTTGCTTTTGGAGCGGATGATTATGTTACCAAGCCATTTAGTCCAAAGCAATTAATCGCAAGAGTATCGGCACTTCTTAGAAGAACCACTGATGATCCGCTACTTCTAGCCGACTTAATTTCCTATAATAACAACCATCTTATTGTTGATTGTATGCAACGAGAGGTTAGAAAGAATGGAAATGTTGTTAACCTGACACCAAAGGAATATAGAATTTTGTTAACAATGATCAAATATCCGAAAAAGACATTTACAAGAGAAGAGTTAATTTTTATGGCAATGGGTGAGGATTTCGACGGCTATGATCGAACAGTAGATACACATATAAAAAACTTGAGATCAAAAGTAGAAGTAGATCCTAAAACACCTAACTATATCTTAACAGTACATGGAGTTGGTTATAGATTTGGTGGTGAGAAAAATGAAATATAG
- a CDS encoding two-component sensor histidine kinase: MKYSLRTKLSLSYILVALICVALISFLTNYLVDKQFQSYIKNNLEQENKSVVATITQQYQANNNWNMDLIESIGIAAIENGLIIKIKDKNGKMIWDATVHNNGMCEEILKKMASNMENSYPSLKGGYVEKIYPILYEANTVGSIDIGYYGPFFLNDNDMDFISRMNRLFIVVGIFSLIFALVLGFFMARRLSTPIAKVINTAEMISKGFFNNRIHENPNTKEMSQLTETVNHLAETLGTQESLRKRLTADVAHELRTPIATLQGHMEAMIDGIWEPDAKRLNSCHEEIMRIGRLVDNLGKLEKYENENLTLDKTEFDISKIISRILQNFESQFISKSIEVAFIERKEFLYADQDKVSQVIVNLLSNALKYTQESGRVEITVKSKRDHVEIVVKDNGQGISVKDLPYVFERFYRVDKSRNRLTGGAGIGLTIVKAIVEAHMGEISVQSEINVGSQFVVVLPKHMK, translated from the coding sequence ATGAAATATAGTTTAAGAACGAAGCTTTCATTATCATACATTCTTGTTGCGTTAATTTGCGTCGCCCTAATAAGCTTTCTTACAAACTATCTCGTGGATAAACAATTTCAATCCTATATTAAAAATAATCTAGAACAAGAAAACAAATCAGTGGTAGCTACGATAACACAGCAATACCAAGCTAATAATAACTGGAATATGGATTTAATTGAAAGCATTGGTATTGCTGCAATTGAAAATGGATTAATTATTAAGATAAAAGATAAAAATGGCAAAATGATTTGGGATGCAACTGTCCATAACAATGGAATGTGTGAAGAAATCCTTAAGAAAATGGCAAGTAATATGGAAAATAGTTATCCAAGCTTAAAGGGCGGGTATGTAGAAAAGATTTACCCAATTCTTTATGAAGCAAATACAGTTGGTAGTATAGATATTGGATATTATGGACCTTTTTTCTTAAATGATAATGATATGGATTTTATAAGTAGAATGAATCGACTATTTATCGTTGTTGGTATTTTTTCGTTGATTTTTGCTCTTGTGTTAGGTTTCTTCATGGCAAGAAGACTGAGTACACCAATTGCAAAAGTGATTAATACTGCGGAAATGATTTCTAAAGGCTTTTTTAATAATCGAATACATGAAAATCCGAATACTAAGGAAATGAGTCAACTTACAGAAACGGTCAATCACCTTGCGGAAACTTTAGGAACACAGGAGTCTTTAAGAAAAAGATTAACTGCAGATGTGGCTCATGAACTAAGAACACCAATAGCAACGTTACAAGGTCATATGGAAGCTATGATTGATGGCATATGGGAACCAGATGCCAAAAGACTAAATAGTTGTCATGAAGAGATAATGAGAATCGGCAGGTTAGTTGATAATCTTGGGAAACTTGAAAAGTATGAAAATGAAAATCTAACATTAGATAAAACAGAATTTGATATTTCTAAGATAATAAGCCGAATACTACAAAACTTTGAAAGCCAATTTATTAGTAAGAGTATTGAAGTTGCTTTCATTGAACGTAAAGAGTTTCTTTATGCTGATCAAGATAAAGTAAGTCAAGTTATCGTGAATCTTCTGTCTAATGCCCTAAAATATACCCAAGAAAGTGGAAGGGTTGAAATCACTGTAAAAAGCAAGAGGGATCATGTGGAAATTGTTGTTAAGGATAACGGACAGGGTATTTCTGTGAAGGACCTTCCATATGTATTTGAGCGATTTTATAGAGTAGATAAATCTAGAAATAGATTGACTGGTGGAGCGGGAATTGGTCTTACAATTGTCAAAGCCATCGTGGAAGCTCATATGGGAGAAATAAGTGTTCAAAGTGAAATAAATGTTGGTTCTCAGTTTGTTGTGGTATTACCAAAACATATGAAGTAA